A window of Apodemus sylvaticus chromosome 9, mApoSyl1.1, whole genome shotgun sequence contains these coding sequences:
- the Nif3l1 gene encoding NIF3-like protein 1 isoform X1, which translates to MRRSECRPLRSASRHPVPGFRMLPSARLVPASVRRAQSSIHSSSCFFMDLKTLLSSLNEFASLSFAESWDNVGLLVEPSPPHTVNTLFLTNDLTEEVMEEALQKKADLILSYHPPIFRPMKHITWKTWKERLVIRALENRVAIYSPHTAYDAAPQGVNSWLAKGLGTCTTRPIHPSKAPNYPTEGTHRLEFSANHSQDLDKVLSAVKGVGGVSVTSSPARCDGEEQTRISLNCTQKALMQVLAFLSQDRQLYQKTEILSLEKPLLLHTGMGRLCTLDDSAPLATMIEQIKRHLKLSHLRLALGVGRTLESPVKVVAVCAGSGGSVLQGVEADLYLTGEMSHHDVLDAASKGINVILCEHSNTERGFLSDLQEMLGVHLENKINIIVSETDRDPLHVV; encoded by the exons ATG CGCAGGAGTGAGTGCCGACCCCTGCGCTCTGCTTCCAGACACCCTGTGCCTGGCTTCCGCATGCTGCCGTCTGCACGCCTGGTCCCTGCGAGTGTGCGACGTGCCCAGTCGTCGATCCACAGCTCTTCTTGTTTCTTCATGGATCTGAAGACGCTTCTGTCCTCCTTGAATGAGTTTGCTTCCCTGTCATTTGCCGAGAGCTGGGACAATGTGGGATTGCTGGTGGAGCCGAGCCCGCCCCATACTGTCAATACACTCTTCCTGACCAATGACCTGACGGAGGAGGTCATGGAGGAGGCTCTGCAAAAGAAGGCAGATCTCATTCTCTCCTATCACCCACCTATTTTCCGGCCCATGAAGCACATAACTTGGAAAACCTGGAAGGAGCGCCTTGTGATCCGGGCCCTGGAGAACAGAGTCGCCATCTACTCTCCTCACACAGCCTATGATGCCGCACCCCAGGGAGTGAACAGCTGGTTGGCCAAAGGACTTG GAACTTGCACTACCAGGCCCATCCACCCTTCCAAAGCTCCAAACTACCCCACGGAGGGAACTCACCGACTAGAATTCAGTGCGAACCACAGCCAAGACCTGGACAAAGTCCTGTCTGCAGTGAAAGGGGTTGGAGGTGTCTCTGTCACCTCTTCTCCTGCCAG GTGTGATGGGGAAGAGCAAACACGGATCAGTCTGAATTGTACTCAGAAGGCTTTGATGCAGGTGCTAGCTTTTCTTTCCCAGGACAGACAACTTTACCAGAAAACTGAAATTCTTTCATTGGAGAAG CCTTTGCTTCTGCATACTGGAATGGGACGGTTGTGCACACTGGATGACTCTGCCCCCCTGGCAACAATGATAGAGCAAATCAAAAGACACCTGAAGCTGTCTCATCTTCGCTTAGCTCTTGGAGTGGGGAGGACTTTAG AGTCCCCAGTCAAAGTTGTGGCCGTGTGTGCTGGTTCTGGGGGCAGCGTTCTACAGGGAGTGGAGGCCGACCTTTACCTCACAG GTGAAATGTCCCACCATGATGTTCTGGATGCTGCTTCCAAAGGGATAAATGTGATCCTTTGTGAACACAGCAACACTGAAAGAGGCTTCCTTTCTGATCTTCAAGAAATGCTGGGTGTTCACTTGGAGAATAAGATTAATATTATCGTGTCTGAGACAGACAGGGACCCTCTCCATGTGGTTTAA
- the Nif3l1 gene encoding NIF3-like protein 1 isoform X2 — translation MLPSARLVPASVRRAQSSIHSSSCFFMDLKTLLSSLNEFASLSFAESWDNVGLLVEPSPPHTVNTLFLTNDLTEEVMEEALQKKADLILSYHPPIFRPMKHITWKTWKERLVIRALENRVAIYSPHTAYDAAPQGVNSWLAKGLGTCTTRPIHPSKAPNYPTEGTHRLEFSANHSQDLDKVLSAVKGVGGVSVTSSPARCDGEEQTRISLNCTQKALMQVLAFLSQDRQLYQKTEILSLEKPLLLHTGMGRLCTLDDSAPLATMIEQIKRHLKLSHLRLALGVGRTLESPVKVVAVCAGSGGSVLQGVEADLYLTGEMSHHDVLDAASKGINVILCEHSNTERGFLSDLQEMLGVHLENKINIIVSETDRDPLHVV, via the exons ATGCTGCCGTCTGCACGCCTGGTCCCTGCGAGTGTGCGACGTGCCCAGTCGTCGATCCACAGCTCTTCTTGTTTCTTCATGGATCTGAAGACGCTTCTGTCCTCCTTGAATGAGTTTGCTTCCCTGTCATTTGCCGAGAGCTGGGACAATGTGGGATTGCTGGTGGAGCCGAGCCCGCCCCATACTGTCAATACACTCTTCCTGACCAATGACCTGACGGAGGAGGTCATGGAGGAGGCTCTGCAAAAGAAGGCAGATCTCATTCTCTCCTATCACCCACCTATTTTCCGGCCCATGAAGCACATAACTTGGAAAACCTGGAAGGAGCGCCTTGTGATCCGGGCCCTGGAGAACAGAGTCGCCATCTACTCTCCTCACACAGCCTATGATGCCGCACCCCAGGGAGTGAACAGCTGGTTGGCCAAAGGACTTG GAACTTGCACTACCAGGCCCATCCACCCTTCCAAAGCTCCAAACTACCCCACGGAGGGAACTCACCGACTAGAATTCAGTGCGAACCACAGCCAAGACCTGGACAAAGTCCTGTCTGCAGTGAAAGGGGTTGGAGGTGTCTCTGTCACCTCTTCTCCTGCCAG GTGTGATGGGGAAGAGCAAACACGGATCAGTCTGAATTGTACTCAGAAGGCTTTGATGCAGGTGCTAGCTTTTCTTTCCCAGGACAGACAACTTTACCAGAAAACTGAAATTCTTTCATTGGAGAAG CCTTTGCTTCTGCATACTGGAATGGGACGGTTGTGCACACTGGATGACTCTGCCCCCCTGGCAACAATGATAGAGCAAATCAAAAGACACCTGAAGCTGTCTCATCTTCGCTTAGCTCTTGGAGTGGGGAGGACTTTAG AGTCCCCAGTCAAAGTTGTGGCCGTGTGTGCTGGTTCTGGGGGCAGCGTTCTACAGGGAGTGGAGGCCGACCTTTACCTCACAG GTGAAATGTCCCACCATGATGTTCTGGATGCTGCTTCCAAAGGGATAAATGTGATCCTTTGTGAACACAGCAACACTGAAAGAGGCTTCCTTTCTGATCTTCAAGAAATGCTGGGTGTTCACTTGGAGAATAAGATTAATATTATCGTGTCTGAGACAGACAGGGACCCTCTCCATGTGGTTTAA